A segment of the Polyodon spathula isolate WHYD16114869_AA chromosome 14, ASM1765450v1, whole genome shotgun sequence genome:
CGCCATAGTTATACTGGTTATGGTGCTGCCAGCATTTAGATTAAAGTCATGCCTGAGTAACACTTGTGTAGAGCGCCTTGGTTTTCTGCATTGACAGTGTAGAGCTGAGTAATGACATTGCACAGGGAGTTGGCCTGAGGACATTCTCATTTATTTGTAAGCTAGTGAGGCCATCTAGTGGAAAAAACACAACATGGCTGTtgtgtacagtgtactgtattacATACAAACAAGCGTTTTCACCATTACCCAATATCCTGAGTATTTCTAATCCCAAATTAGAACAGCACTACAAAATATCCTTCacttttagcattttctgctgaGCCTTTACTGAAACTGTGGGACAGGCAGGCATTGAATATCTCACCCGAAATATTTTAGACAGCTGTGTTGGGAGACTCTAATACCTGCAGACCAACGTACTTATTAGAAACAAAAGGTTTGGATGATGTGCTCCTCGTGAAACATCacgtatttgtgctgctttgggAAGGTGGGCACCTGGCAACCGAGTGTAAACGCacctttacacaaataaaaaatcatgAAGCCATTCTCTGCCAATTACGGTACAGTAGACAACCAGCTGAAGACATGGAAGACGGAACTGCTCAGCCTCGCTTTGTGGTTCTTAAGCTCACACAGAATGCTTACAAGAAGACACTGCTATACCATAAGAGACAATAGGTCAGCTGTACATATGGAATGACAATGTGTTCTGAATGCTGTATCGCAGTTTGAACGCTGCCTGTAGGGTCTGGAGAATATCAAAGAGTCCTTCCTATGAAATGAAACAGCAGCACTGTCCATTTAGATATTGTAATAAGCTACTGGCTGGCTGGAGTCTGCATGGCAATTTTGGAGTTTCCAATTTCCTTGGCTAGCTCCAGACTACCCTTGGTGCCAGAACCCTGCTCCCTTCACAACCCCTTTCATTTTGAAGTCCTGGTTACAGTAAGTCCTCCTGTAGATACACCAGTGAACATCTCCTAGACAATCATAACCTCAGTGTTTATAAATGCAGTGTTGCTGTAATGTTACATCAATTAAGATACAGTAGCCTAGCAGATACCGCTTGGCTGTAGAAACCTGTTCTGACTTGCACTTAATAACGCTATGAGGAAATAACAAAAGCTGCTACTCTCGTTCTGCCAATTCAGCCCTCTTGTCACTCGCACCCCTCTGACTGTGTGGGTGCTGTTTGCAATGGTGAGGAAGGGGATTCAGGACTTCACAGTAACACACTCTTCATTTTTCAGTTGATGAGCAGGAAAATGAGACGAGGTGACAGACgtgaacattttgtaaaataaacccttctccctctctttctctttcttgtaTGATTTGTTTCCTCACAATGATCGGATTGCTGTCTGCATGCTGTATGCATCCTCCAGCCCTGGGTTATTCTTAAATTACCCTAAAGGAAGTCATGTGCAGCTTTTGTTTGTGGTAGGACTGTACAGAGATTTCAAATCGTGCACAAAAGCCTACGGCAGTGATCACAGCAACAGTAGCTAGGCTGCACATTCTCTCCAGTCACTTCTGACGGATTGCTTACACTGCAATTACAACAAAGTATGCTCAGTAgttaagttaaaaaaacaagcataacTTTTAACATCTCTCCTAATATGTAAGAGACATTAACAATGTGTGTGCTAGACTATTAGCATGCTTTTACACTGAATCAAAACTGGATgcaatttgtttgaatttttctCATTGataaaagttttgaatcacctgCGCTCAGTGTAGTATTTACCTGGTTGCTACGGTGACATTAGATTAGCATAAAGCTTTATTTAGAAGGAGAGTCAAGACTACCAAGGAAGTTTTGGATGTGTGGGAGTAATACCATTgtctaaaagaaaaaagcagcagTCCTTGTTACAGTTTTTAGGTTTCTGATCAAAACCTGACTGGAATACAGTGAGAGCAAAGGAAGGGGCTCAGGGAGTTATAATGCATTCTGCTAGTCTGTTCACCAATCCATATGCTGTTGAGGTTCTCCAGTATAAGAAAAAGGATCTGGTGAATGGTATAAATAACATTGAACGTCTGCTGGACCATCTCATCGGCCAAGGTATTTTGTCACCGGAAAAGAAACTCCTGCTTTCGAAATACAGGACCCGTGAGGAAAAGAACTCCAGGGTTCTGGAGATTCTGCTCTCCCAAGGTGAGAGAGCTTGTAGACTCTTCTTTTACCCCTGTCTGAAACTTGTTGAGCCAGCCTTGTACAATAGCATTCGGATGTATGTGAGCGGCGTGAATGAGAACATTAGAGATGCTAAGAGGCAGCTGGTTGGGTACCTGTTGGAAAAGGAAACAAATGGGCCTCCTGAAGCTGTCCAAGAGACCCCTAAAAAGACCATCTTGGCAGCGGTCCcactaaagaaagaaaagacCATCAAGAAGCCGGACACGACAAAGAAATCTGTTCCAATTGCTGAAGACCCCAAAGAGGTCCCTAAAAAGCCCAGGGGACTGTTTGAAGCTGCTGCAGCTGGAGATGTTTCTTACTTGGAGAAAATCTTGAAAGACGGCGACGTTAACACAGTCAATTCCTCATATGAGACTCTCTTGCACATAGCCGCCTCTCATGGCCAAGTCCCAGTTATTGAGTATTTGCTCAGCAAGGGTGCCAATCTGGACATGAGAGACAAGAATGGGAGCTCACCATTGCACCGGGCGGCTGAAAGAGGTCATGCCCAGGCTGTGAAGGTGCTCCTAGGGGCAGGAGCTAACATCTATTCCACGGACAAAAAATCCAAGACACCGTTTCACTTGGCTGCCCAAAACAACCACCTCAGTATAGTCAAGATGTTGGTGGAGGAAGAGACTAGGAACTATAAAAACCAGAAGAATTTCCTGCACCTGGTGGCTTTCAAGGATGAGAGCAGCCTAGTGCAGATTCTTCTAAAGAAGGGCGCCCCAGTGGATGCCAAAGACGAGAAAAAGAAAACGGCGCTGTTTCACGCCGTTTCTCTGGGTTTTGAGAAGACTGTGAAGGTTCTGCTTGAAGCTGGTGCCAAAATTGACTCTTCTGTTATCGACGCAGCATTTAATAGCAACAACCAATTGATATTTGGGTTGATCCTGCAGCACGCTGAGGACCTTTCCCCTGACACCAGAGTGTCTGCACTTTTTAAGGCCGTGCAGAGAGATCTGCATGGAATCATCGCAGCTTTAATAGACAAGGGAACGGATGTGAACGCACGGAATGACATGCAATACACCCCTTTGCTGTTGGCTGCAGAAATGGGCAAACTGGAAGCTGTCAAAGTGCTTGTTTCAAGACAGGCACGACTGGATGACAAGCTACCCAACCTCAACACAGCTCTGCACCTGGCTGTTCAAAGTGGGAGTCTCCCCTGTACAAAGCTCCTGCTAGAGAAAGGGATGGATGCTAATACTGCAGGCCCAGGTGACCAATCTCCTTTGCACGTTGCTGCCTTCCACAATAAACCAGCATTAGTTGAACTGCTGATTAAAGCTGGAGCCAACGTGAATGCAGCGACTAAGGAGTCTCTCACCCCCTTGCACGCTGCTTGTCAGCGGGGTCATGCTGATGTCACCCAGCGCTTGATCCAGTGCAAAGCGAATATCAACGCTAAAGACAAGCACTCCAAGACACCTTTGCATTTCGCCGCAGATCAAGGCAACGGCGCGATGGTGAAACAGCTTCTCAAAAGCCACGCCGATCCTAATTCTGCGGACAAGGAGAAAAAGACACCCTTGCACGTGGCAGCCACGGAGGGGCATTTAGAAGCCGTGTCTGCAATGCTGGCTGCCAAGGCAAGGCTCGGAGCTAAGGACATGGATGGCTGTACGGCCTTGCACTACGCAACTGCCAAAGGGCATGCCAGCGTGGCGACGGCTCTTTTGGCTGCTGGAAAAAATAAGAACGTAGACGACAAAAATGTGTGGCGGAGGACCCCTCTGCACCTCGCAGCAGAACACGGGCAGGACGCGCTCATAGAGCTGCTGCTGGGCTGCGGAGCGGCTGTCAATCCCCTCGACAACAACAAGGACACCCCGCTGCACTGCGCCTGCAAGTCCGGTCACTACAGCTCTGTGTACAAACTGGTGAGCAGGACCCAAGGAGAGAAACCCAACCTGCAGGCTACAAACAATGTGAAAAAGACCCCTCTGCAAGTGGCACAGTCAGGGGACACTGACAACCACCAGCACATAGCCagctttctgaaaaagaaaatgctattaatGAAATAGTGAAGCTCCAAAAATATTATAACACTAGCACTAGAATTTCAACCAGATGCCAAAATTTGCTGCAGTCTGGAGTGTATACTGGGCTAGTGGATGGATTAAGGTATTTGAAATAGTGGTCAAACATGCACAAAAGCAGATTCATTATATGCAGTAGTTACAATGTTGATAGAAAATGTCCCTTATATTTCATGAAGCATTTAGATAGACTTCAGGAATGTTACAATGGAACTTGAATTCACTGGCTTTCACCAAAACAACTGGGTATTTGTGGCTGGTTGATTAAGGCTCATTCAAAAGTGTGTTCTTGTATTTACTGGCTAGAGATTGTTATAatgttatattgttatattttcttAGCTTTCCTGTTCATTCTTGTATAGTACTAATACATATGTGTGTACTTCATACACCTAGTGTACGTGGTCTCTCTCAAATTGTATTGCTAGTTATCTGGTAAAAAGCACAGTTACACTCGACTGGTTGTCTCTGTCACACGTAATGTTTTCTATCATAATTTAAATTCAGAATATATGTTTAATTGATGTTTGTAAAATATGTCAAAGCAACTTCAATGTAGCGCTGTTGCTGTAGTCTTGAAAtacaaaatcaataataataataataataataataataataataataataataataataataataataataataataacagtaagaaGGTGTTAGAAAGGATATCACACACATGAGCAAAGAGCAGGTGGGAATGCAATGAAGTGTCTCCTATTTGGTATACTGTATTTCTCATATACCgatgcatatttatttatcctGAAATGCATTGAACCATATTCATAAAATCTCCACAAAGAACTACAGTGCTACCTCTTTTGTTATCTACCTGATTCAGACACATCAATAAACAGCGACATACTCAAAGTGTATTAGTGAAGGGCCTTATACAGGGACATACAGCACTTTGAGTGGGGAAATATCCAGAGAGCTCTGTGCTGTACATTGCATTAGAACTCTTTCAATTAGCATCCTTAAAGATGTAAAGAACAAAACAACGGCCTGGCCCTAAGGAACAGCTTAGTGACTATCATCATTAATGAttttttgacattgttttttaaaacagcattgctGTCCAGAAAATGTGCATGATATATTACACAAGCCTGATTATtgagaatacaaaaaatatatgctATCAGTCAGCTTGGGACTGATTAGTATGCCTTGGACTTGTGGAGGCAGTTACTGTTCAATCAATATCTCTATGGATCCTGTTGTATGAAGCGAGTCAACAGAAACGTAATGTGTGTCTCTTGATTACTCAGTCAAAGTGTATAGCTCTCAAAAGAATGACTGCTGATACACTATACTGCAGTATCAAATACAGCACCGGCTTCAAACCCTTCCATCAGAATCGGAGTACGATTAATCAACAAGACACTCCGTGATCCACCTGGTAAAACAAACGCACTCTCAGAGATAAGGTCGAGCGCGCACTCTGGTGGAGACGTAAAGGAATTACGCACGAAATACACTTGGAGTTTAAAAACACGGTTCATTCGGCTACATTAATTCAGCAGCAGTCAGAATTGCTGGTTTCGTTATCCAATTAAATTACAAGAGGCACTTGTCCTCTCTCCAGTGCCATATACTCattcaaatataataatatataatcaaATAAGTAGTAgttcatgataataataataataataataataataataataataataataataataataataataataataataataataataagcccaCTGCTTTTGGTGTGTACGTGTCACAGGCAGTAACGTTTTCAGTGCTTTCCTTCCTCTTCTACCTTGTTGCTAGGAGAACTTGATGAAACACGCAAGCACAACAAAGTCAGAGATGTAATCATCTTGTATTCTGATTTCACTCTCGCAGAGCACACAGCCAGCgcttcatttgcattttaaagagGCAATTTGCATGTGAATAAGGTTATGCAGCCTCTGAGTAATCTACCTCGAACGCGCATTGCTTGTGTCAAAAGAAATTCATGACTGTTTTACAAGCATAATTCAAGTCAAGTAAAATGGCAATTGCAAAGACAGGATCAATATtggagattgttttttttatgctgtaaAAAAGGGAAAGTTTGATAAAGTTGCAAGCTAAACTTTTATTGTTATTTCACGGtctttgtattttactttaagaAGTGTAAATATTTAGGCAGCAGCTGGGTGGTAGCAGGTGATTGACAGCGAGTGATAATTTAGTCAGTACATGTCAGTCATGTGTTCTCTAAAtggaccatatatatatatatatatatatatatatatatatatatatatatatacacacacacacacatatatatatatatatatatatatatatatatatatatatatatatatatatatacacacacacacacacacacacacacacacacacacacacacacacacacacacacacacacagcatattgCTTTTAAACTGTGAGGAACACTCGAGGCAGCATTATAACACTTGGTTGAAATCCATATTGACTTCTGTGCCAAAACTTCCCAATATCATGAATAGGAGCTCAGTGCAATATTCTGTGTCAGTAAGCGCTCTTTTTAAATTAAGGACCACACAATGGTTTTAACTGTAGGCAACACACTGGACAACATTATAACAATGTCTCGTGTGACTCAattgtacagtattatgttttagTGGGTGGGAAATTGTATCTGTTTCCTATCTGGACAAATTACGCGCCGCAACAAACCCAAGTCACGTGATACTACACACCGGCTTCCTAGAATAGTTCGGTCAGACCACTGCGTCACACGCATGACGACAAGCCCTGGTCAGCCTGTGGGCGGAAGAGATTGGTGACCATTAGCATGGTGGTGGCTTTAAACCTAGTTCAGGAGCGATTAACAAGTGTCCGTCAACAGTGATGCCCCTGGCTAGTTTATTGGAACAGCCCCATCCCTTCATTAGATATTTCAAAACcgttaatatttaataaaccatttgAGAAGCCATCTTCATATTTTCAtaacaaactaaaaaataaactgtttaggCTGTGACCAGCTCTTCAACCCACGTAccagaaaacaacaaacagttttcactttttcttttgtgttaaatgGCCTGTAAAActcatacacatttaaaaacgtGGTTCAGATGAATTGTGTTATGTTTATACGTTAGTAATATAAAATAGATCAATTGACATCACCGTGGTCACGGGGTCAGTCTTCCGATCCAGCAGGTGGCGCCTCTGTAAACGACGCGCGCCTCTTGTCATTTATGCATTGCAGCTGGTACAGTGGCAAGATGGCTGCAGAGGAGCTAGATGTTGATATAGAGGGTGATGAATATGAATTGAATTCGAGGTGAGGATCGTTTTGATTAGCACTCGAGGTAGAGCGAAGACATGTCTGCACGATTCATGTGCTACAATAGGGATCGCAATTTTGCTAACAGGAACATCACTGtaatattttacaaacagcagAAACAGTTTGGTTTGACTAGGATAGGTTCCTGTGCAACTGAGTTACAGTTTACCAGTGAAGCAGGGTCTGGATATACTGCATTGGATATAGACTTGTATTgatgtctttttaaaagcttACCCAACATGAAATGTACCGTGTTTTACCCACTAGTCgaatgattattattgttataatttattattcttattattcttattattttttgaagTGACATTAACGGTGCAACCTCCGGCTTCCTGCAGGATCACTATTTACACTCAGCATGGAGACCAAGCCCTGGTGTAATAGTAAGTGTGACCGAGCATCTCAGTATTCTGCTAATAAAGTAGCTCCTTTATAAAGTTCTTGTGTCTAGGGTGTGGGTATTACTCTGAGCTTCTCTTGTGTCTAGGGTGTGGGTATTACTGTGAGCTTCTCTTGTGTGAGGGTGTGGGTATTACTCTGAGCTTCTCTTGTGTCTAGGGTGTGGGTATTACTCTGAGCTTCTCTTGTGTGAGGGTGTGGGTATTACTGTGAGCTGCTCTTGTGTGAGGGTGTGGGTATTACTGTGAGCTGCTCTTGTGTGAGGGTGTGGGTATTACTCTGAGCTGCTCTTGTGTGAGGGTGTTGGTATTACTCTGAGCTTCTCTTGTGTGAGGGTGTGGGTATTACTCTGAGCTTCTCTTGTCTAGGGTGTGGGTATTACTTTGAGCTTCTCTTGTGTGAGGGTGTGGGTATTACTCTGAGCTTCTCTTGTGTCTAGGGTGTGGGTATTACTCTGAGCTTCTCTTGTGTGAGGGTGTGGGTATTACTGTGAGCTTCTCTTGTGTGAGGGTGTGGGTATTACTCTGAGCTGCTCTTGTGTGAGGGTGTGGGTATTACTCTGAGCTGCTCTTGTGTGAAGGTGTGGGTATTACTCT
Coding sequences within it:
- the LOC121326410 gene encoding CARD- and ANK-domain containing inflammasome adapter protein-like, whose product is MHSASLFTNPYAVEVLQYKKKDLVNGINNIERLLDHLIGQGILSPEKKLLLSKYRTREEKNSRVLEILLSQGERACRLFFYPCLKLVEPALYNSIRMYVSGVNENIRDAKRQLVGYLLEKETNGPPEAVQETPKKTILAAVPLKKEKTIKKGLFEAAAAGDVSYLEKILKDGDVNTVNSSYETLLHIAASHGQVPVIEYLLSKGANLDMRDKNGSSPLHRAAERGHAQAVKVLLGAGANIYSTDKKSKTPFHLAAQNNHLSIVKMLVEEETRNYKNQKNFLHLVAFKDESSLVQILLKKGAPVDAKDEKKKTALFHAVSLGFEKTVKVLLEAGAKIDSSVIDAAFNSNNQLIFGLILQHAEDLSPDTRVSALFKAVQRDLHGIIAALIDKGTDVNARNDMQYTPLLLAAEMGKLEAVKVLVSRQARLDDKLPNLNTALHLAVQSGSLPCTKLLLEKGMDANTAGPGDQSPLHVAAFHNKPALVELLIKAGANVNAATKESLTPLHAACQRGHADVTQRLIQCKANINAKDKHSKTPLHFAADQGNGAMVKQLLKSHADPNSADKEKKTPLHVAATEGHLEAVSAMLAAKARLGAKDMDGCTALHYATAKGHASVATALLAAGKNKNVDDKNVWRRTPLHLAAEHGQDALIELLLGCGAAVNPLDNNKDTPLHCACKSGHYSSVYKLVSRTQGEKPNLQATNNVKKTPLQVAQSGDTDNHQHIASFLKKKMLLMK